In candidate division WOR-3 bacterium, the genomic window CTTCTTCAGGGTCTACAAGTCTTGAAAAAATGTTTTCTTCAATAAAACTTATACATGCAAAATTGCAATCCGGGTATTTAAGGTTAAAGGGGCATCTGAAACAATAAGGATAAGGTGCGTGAACTGTTCCATAGAAAAGGGTGAAAAATCTTTTTCTATGTATTGTTTTACTTGCAGTTGCAGAGAGAGCTCCCATTGTTCTTCCATGAAATCCACCGTAAAAGGCAAGTATATAGGGTCTATTTGTATAGTATCTTGCAAGTTTAATTGCAGCCTCCACTGATTCTGCACCTGAATTAGAAAAGAATATTTTCCTATTTTTAGCTCCTGGTGTAATTTCAGCGAGTTTTTCAGCAAGTTTAATTTCAGAAGAATAGTAAAAATCTGTTCCAGAATAGTGTATAAGTTTTTTCATCTGATTAAGTGCAGTTTCTATAACCTCAGGATGGGAATGCCCAAGCGTTAAAACCGCAACTCCTGCGTTAAAGTCTAAAAATTTATTCCCATCAACATCATAGACCCATACCCCTTCTCCCCTTTCAACAACTAATGGATAAACTCTTGTATAAGAAGGGGAGATAAATTTTTTATCCTTTGTAAGCCATTTTTTTGCATTTTTACCTGGCAGCTCATTTTTTATTTCTGGTTTCATTTTTCCCTCCTTTTTAAGGTTCTTCAATTTTAACCCATTCCTCAGATCCATCTTCAAAGCTTAGTTTATACTCTCTTTTAAAAATATTAATATCTGAAACCCTTGCCATACCTTTTTCTGTAAAGATTTCTCTTCCTATTTCTGGCATTCCCTTTGAAAGTTCCTCATATACATTAAGTTCAAATCTAAGACAGCACAGAAGCCTACCACAGATTCCAGTTAAATTTTCAGGTGCAGTGAAAATATACTGTTTCCTCGCCATATCAATTGTTATTGGAGGTATATCCTTAAGCCATGTTTCACAACATAAAATTCTTCCGCACCTTCCTATTCCTCCAAGTTCCCTTGCATAATCCCTTGTTCCCTTCTGTTTGAATTCAGTATGTAAATGTAATTTTTTTGCTATAATTGGAGCAATTTTAGATAGGTCATATCTTTTATCAGCTGTGAAGGTAAATTTTATAATACCTTTTTCTCTATCCAGTTCAATATCAACTATTCTTATGTCTCTTATTTTTTCTTCAAATAGAATTCCGTAAACCATATTTCTAAAAAGTTTAATTAATTCTTTATCTTCACAGGGAGAAATGTGTACCAATCTAATTTTTGATTCCTTTTCTGAAATTCCTCTTACTTTTACATAAATTGGTTTTTCTTCTCCCTCAATTTTTATAAGAGCAAATTTTAAATTTTTATCTATTTCCATATCCTTTGGAATACTGTATCTTGCTAAAGGACCCCCTATTATTGATACTTCAAGTGATTTTATATCTTCTTTCTTTTTAAAAAATTTCATCTTTTGATTGAAGTAATTTTTACAAAGGGAAAACTTTCTTTTACAAATCTTATTTTTTTATCTCTTATCAAAACATCAAACTCTGAAAAATTTAAAAACTCTTTTTTAATATAAGATAGTGCTATATTTTTATCTAAGAATGGGGAATAAGCTCCTGAGGTTATAAAACCAGCTTTTTCAGATTTATAAAATACCTCAGCACCTTTTCGTGGAACACCTTTCATCTCATCAGAAACAAGACCTATTAATTTTTTCTCAATATTACCCTGCATTTGATTTACAAGAATTTCTTTTCCAAGGAATTTTTCCTTTTCAATTTTTACGAATTTTTCAAGACCTGCTTCTATTGGTGTTATATCTTCTGTTAACTCATTTCCATATAAAGGATAACCCATTTCCAATCTCAATATATCTCTCGCTCCAAGTCCTGCTGGTTTTAAGTTAAACTTTGCTCCCTTTTTTAATATTTCGTTTAAAAAATCAAGA contains:
- the ricT gene encoding regulatory iron-sulfur-containing complex subunit RicT; translation: MKFFKKKEDIKSLEVSIIGGPLARYSIPKDMEIDKNLKFALIKIEGEEKPIYVKVRGISEKESKIRLVHISPCEDKELIKLFRNMVYGILFEEKIRDIRIVDIELDREKGIIKFTFTADKRYDLSKIAPIIAKKLHLHTEFKQKGTRDYARELGGIGRCGRILCCETWLKDIPPITIDMARKQYIFTAPENLTGICGRLLCCLRFELNVYEELSKGMPEIGREIFTEKGMARVSDINIFKREYKLSFEDGSEEWVKIEEP